GAAGCCCTAATTTTTGAAGAATTTTTTCAGCATCATTAGTAAGAGATTCAAGTTCATCATATGAATTTTCAGGAAGTGAAAATTTTACAAGCTCTACTTTGTCGAACTGGTGTTGACGAATGAGCCCCCGTGTTTCCTTTCCATAAGTGCCAGCTTCACGCCTGAAGCAGGCAGTATAAGCCGTGTATTTTATAGGCAGTGCCGATTCATCCAATATTTCCCCACTATGAAGGTTTGTAACAGGCACTTCTGCTGTTGGTATTAGATAAAGCTCATCATTCGTTTTGAAAAGATCTTCCTCAAATTTTGGGAGTTGTCCAGTGCCGGTCATACTTTGTGCATTTACAAGAAATGGAGGAAAGATTTCGCTGTAACCGCTTTCTTTTGTATGGATATCGAGCATAAAATTGATAAGAGCACGCTCCAACTTTGCCCCATCATCTTTAAATATTGCAAACCTTGTACCGCTTATCTTTGCCCCTCTTTCAAAATCAAGTATTCCCAAAGCTGTTCCAATTTCAACATGATCTTTGGGGGTAAAAGAAAAATCTCGAATCTCACCCCATCTGCGCACCTCCACATTATTGCTGTCGTCTTTTCCTTCAGGAACATCGGGATGAGGAATATTCGGAATTTCTTGGAGTAATTGTGTGATATGGTTATTTATTCCATTAAGTCTTTTATCAAGATCCTTGATTTGTTCTGAAACTCGTTTCATCTCCTTGATAAGTTCAGAGACATCTTCTTTCTTCTTTTTTCTTCTGGCTATTTCATCAGATGCCTTATTGCGTTTTGCTTTGAGCTCTTCTACTTCCTGAATAGTCCTTCTTCTTTCTTCATCTTGCTCAATCAATTCCTCGATTGGAAATGAACCGTGTCGTGAAGCCAAAGCATTTATTACCTTTTCCTTTTCCTCACGAATTCTTTTGATATCAAGCATTTAATATCAACCCCTTTAAATCTTTTATTAATAGAAATCTAATCAAAAAAACTTAAAAGATATTATCTTGATTACAGATGTTAAGTCAAACATTCATAGAAAAAAGACTTCCTTTATGGTTTGAAAAAAAATTGATCAAAGTATATAAGAAGCAGGATTAAAGTTCAAAATTAATACTTATGGAGGAGATAGAAGTGGAAAGATTAAGAAGAACAATGCTTTATGTTCCCGGTTCAAGTGAAAAAATGATCAATAAATCAACAACGCTTGAAGTAGATTCGCTAATAATAGACCTTGAAGACGCTGTTGCAATTACAGAAAAGGAAAACGCAAGGTCCTTAGTGGCAGAGATGCTTTTGAAAGTTGACTTTGGAGAGAAGGAAAAGAATGTAAGAATTAATTCCCTCGAAACACCATTTGGAGAAGAGGATATTAGAACAATTGTCCCTTCAAAACCGGATGGTATAATTATCCCAAAGGTAAATTGCGCTGAAGATGTAAGAAAGGTTGAAAGAATTGTGGAGGAGGTTGAAAAATCAACAACAGTTGAGGTAGGAAGTATAAATTTAATGGCTATGATTGAAACCCCTCAGGGGATAGCTAATATTGATGAAATCGCTTCTTCTTCAAAAAGGATGAAAGCATTGTTATTTGGAGCGGCAGATTATACCAAAGAGACAAGAGGAAGGATTACTCAGGAGCGTCTTGAAGCAATTTATCCTTTAAATAGAATATTGATTGCGGCGCGCTGTGCGGGGATTGACGCTATAGATTCTCCTTACTTTAATGTTAGGGATGAAGAGGGGCTTGTGAAGCATACACAGTTTGTGGTTAATATGGGCTATGATGGCAAATCAGTAATTCATCCCGGCCAGATTGCTCCTGTGAATAAGCTTTTCAGCCCCACAGAGGAGGAAATTGCTTTTGCCAAAAAGATTATCGACGCCTATGAAAAAGCAAAAGCCGAAGGCAAGGGCGCTATTGAAGTAGATGGGGAACTCGTTGAACAGCTTCATGTGGATAACGCAAAACGTGTTCTCTTGAAGGCAGAGAAAGCGGGTCTTCTTTGATATTTAGTCTAAAATCGTTTTAATAGTGATGAGATGAAGAAGAAAAAGATATCGATTCTGGGTTCTACCGGATCAATAGGACAAAACTGTCTCGATGTAATATCAAAGTTTCCCGAAAGGTTTGAAATCATAGGGCTTGCTTCTAATACCAATACTGAACTATTGAAAAAGCAAATTGAAGCATTCAATCCTAAGGAGGTTGCTCTCTTTAATGAAAATGCCTCAAAGAAAATGTCTGCAGAAATAGATTCGTCAATTAAAGTTTATAGTGGCATCGAGGGATTGAATCGAATAGCCACAAATGAGGAGGTTGACCTTGTAGTTTCTTCAATGATTGGAGCGGCAGGGTTGATTCCGACCTTTGAGGCAATAAAAAGCGGGAAAAATATCG
This portion of the Candidatus Schekmanbacteria bacterium genome encodes:
- a CDS encoding serine--tRNA ligase; this encodes MLDIKRIREEKEKVINALASRHGSFPIEELIEQDEERRRTIQEVEELKAKRNKASDEIARRKKKKEDVSELIKEMKRVSEQIKDLDKRLNGINNHITQLLQEIPNIPHPDVPEGKDDSNNVEVRRWGEIRDFSFTPKDHVEIGTALGILDFERGAKISGTRFAIFKDDGAKLERALINFMLDIHTKESGYSEIFPPFLVNAQSMTGTGQLPKFEEDLFKTNDELYLIPTAEVPVTNLHSGEILDESALPIKYTAYTACFRREAGTYGKETRGLIRQHQFDKVELVKFSLPENSYDELESLTNDAEKILQKLGLPYRVVILCTGDLGFSSAKTYDIEVWIPSRNKYVEISSCSNFEDFQARRANIRFKRKNSKKTEFVHTLNGSGLAVGRTFVALLENYQQEDGSVLIPEALIPYMNGIEKISP
- a CDS encoding CoA ester lyase, which translates into the protein MEEIEVERLRRTMLYVPGSSEKMINKSTTLEVDSLIIDLEDAVAITEKENARSLVAEMLLKVDFGEKEKNVRINSLETPFGEEDIRTIVPSKPDGIIIPKVNCAEDVRKVERIVEEVEKSTTVEVGSINLMAMIETPQGIANIDEIASSSKRMKALLFGAADYTKETRGRITQERLEAIYPLNRILIAARCAGIDAIDSPYFNVRDEEGLVKHTQFVVNMGYDGKSVIHPGQIAPVNKLFSPTEEEIAFAKKIIDAYEKAKAEGKGAIEVDGELVEQLHVDNAKRVLLKAEKAGLL